A DNA window from Choristoneura fumiferana chromosome 24, NRCan_CFum_1, whole genome shotgun sequence contains the following coding sequences:
- the LOC141441731 gene encoding uncharacterized protein isoform X2 produces the protein MENKYFLVTEAYNVTRNLFNLGRNSYNKLKENSVEAINIFLDLVQIMNNEMARELRSAIVKFYKIKYFHDFTNYMISMEEMLDITEHCLMEPIEKLEQVRSQFHDVVNNFEDVRNFDMVNKCNNQLPDEVAVAHCILHQAVLFNETMQESLVAIVTIKTRQHAQDMNTSIYNVQTCLNDFVPNFFEQLLVEAYTDNCGYLKVVNASINDLIKDKWRNNETQFLKKWRPLTHLLKEKLKSPRQTLQEPLFRTLFATNLTSKDIVKSVY, from the exons atggaaaataaatatttcttggTAACGGAAGCATATAACGTGACAAGAAACCTTTTCAACCTAGGCAGAAACAGTTACAACAAATTAAAAGAGAATTCAGTTGAAGCGATCAACATATTTCTAGATCTAGTTCAGATTATGAACAATGAGATGGCGCGTGAGTTGCGGAGCGCAATCGTGAAATTctacaagataaaatatttccaCGACTTTACGAACTACATGATATCCATGGAAGag ATGTTGGACATCACAGAACACTGTCTAATGGAGCCGATAGAGAAGCTAGAGCAGGTCAGAAGCCAGTTTCATGATGTCGTTAACAACTTCGAAGATGTCAGAAACTTTGACATGGTCAACAAATGCAACAATCAACTACCTGACGAGGTCGCTGTCGCCCACTGTATATTACATCAAGCTGTACT CTTCAACGAAACAATGCAAGAAAGCCTCGTGGCCATTGTGACCATCAAAACCCGCCAACATGCCCAAGATATGAACACTTCCATTTACAACGTGCAGACATGTCTAAACGACTTCGTCCCGAACTTCTTTGAGCAGTTGCTGGTCGAAGCTTACACGGATAATTGCGGATATTTAAAG GTGGTCAATGCTTCCATAAATGATCTCATAAAAGACAAATGGAGAAATAATGAGACACAGTTCCTTAAAAAGTGGAGACCTTTGACGCACCTGTTAAAAGAAAA gTTAAAATCTCCAAGGCAAACATTACAAGAACCACTATTTAGGACACTGTTTGCTACGAATTTAACTTCAAAAGACATTGTAAAGTCAGTGTACTAA
- the LOC141441731 gene encoding uncharacterized protein isoform X1, whose amino-acid sequence MGLIYFTTTTVLCILVARSSSIKLKDMENKYFLVTEAYNVTRNLFNLGRNSYNKLKENSVEAINIFLDLVQIMNNEMARELRSAIVKFYKIKYFHDFTNYMISMEEMLDITEHCLMEPIEKLEQVRSQFHDVVNNFEDVRNFDMVNKCNNQLPDEVAVAHCILHQAVLFNETMQESLVAIVTIKTRQHAQDMNTSIYNVQTCLNDFVPNFFEQLLVEAYTDNCGYLKVVNASINDLIKDKWRNNETQFLKKWRPLTHLLKEKLKSPRQTLQEPLFRTLFATNLTSKDIVKSVY is encoded by the exons ATGGggcttatttattttactactacTACGGTTCTCTGCATACTGGTAGCAAGG AGTTCATCGATTAAATTAAAAGAtatggaaaataaatatttcttggTAACGGAAGCATATAACGTGACAAGAAACCTTTTCAACCTAGGCAGAAACAGTTACAACAAATTAAAAGAGAATTCAGTTGAAGCGATCAACATATTTCTAGATCTAGTTCAGATTATGAACAATGAGATGGCGCGTGAGTTGCGGAGCGCAATCGTGAAATTctacaagataaaatatttccaCGACTTTACGAACTACATGATATCCATGGAAGag ATGTTGGACATCACAGAACACTGTCTAATGGAGCCGATAGAGAAGCTAGAGCAGGTCAGAAGCCAGTTTCATGATGTCGTTAACAACTTCGAAGATGTCAGAAACTTTGACATGGTCAACAAATGCAACAATCAACTACCTGACGAGGTCGCTGTCGCCCACTGTATATTACATCAAGCTGTACT CTTCAACGAAACAATGCAAGAAAGCCTCGTGGCCATTGTGACCATCAAAACCCGCCAACATGCCCAAGATATGAACACTTCCATTTACAACGTGCAGACATGTCTAAACGACTTCGTCCCGAACTTCTTTGAGCAGTTGCTGGTCGAAGCTTACACGGATAATTGCGGATATTTAAAG GTGGTCAATGCTTCCATAAATGATCTCATAAAAGACAAATGGAGAAATAATGAGACACAGTTCCTTAAAAAGTGGAGACCTTTGACGCACCTGTTAAAAGAAAA gTTAAAATCTCCAAGGCAAACATTACAAGAACCACTATTTAGGACACTGTTTGCTACGAATTTAACTTCAAAAGACATTGTAAAGTCAGTGTACTAA
- the Vps28 gene encoding vacuolar protein sorting 28 has translation MQDTRPELYEEVKLYRNAREREKHDNMAELYAVVSTLQHLEKAYMRDCVRAQEYTAMCSRLLVQYRVAFKQVQGDEFPTIESFVTKFRLDCPAALERIRENKPNLIKDDKGNTNKYIAEIVSLFITLMDKLRLEFRAMDMIQPELRDLRDTMDRLMMLPEDFEGKLKVQEWLNTLSEMSASDELSESQVRQLVFDLETSYGAFNKFLHKD, from the exons ATGCAAG ACACCAGACCTGAATTATACGAAGAAGTGAAGCTGTATCGCAATGCTAGGGAGCGAGAAAA GCATGATAACATGGCTGAATTGTATGCAGTTGTGAGCACCCTTCAACATTTAGAGAAAGCGTACATGAGGGATTGCGTGCGTGCTCAGGAATATACGGCTATGTGCAGTCGCCTCCTTGTGCAGTATCGTGTCGCCTTCAAACAAGTGCAGGGTGATGAGTTTCCAACGATAGAGTCCTTTGTCACCAAGTTCAGA TTAGACTGCCCAGCCGCTTTAGAGAGGATAAGAGAGAACAAGCCAAATCTAATCAAAGATGATAAAGGAAACACTAACAAATATATTGCTGAAATTGTGTCT CTATTCATAACACTGATGGACAAACTGCGGCTGGAATTCCGCGCTATGGACATGATCCAACCGGAGCTCCGAGACTTGAGGGACACCATGGACCGACTGATGATGCTGCCTGAAGACTTCGAGGGAAAACTTAAG GTTCAAGAGTGGCTGAACACACTGTCAGAAATGTCAGCATCAGATGAGCTGTCGGAATCTCAAGTGAGGCAGTTGGTGTTTGATCTGGAGACCTCATACGGAGCTTTTAACAAGTTCCTGCACAAGGACTGA